CATCCGCCCGCATGGGCCTGACCTGCACCACGCGACCTCTCCTCACGAACCGGGGACTTTCTCCGCACTCTACCGAGCCGGCACGTGGCACCCGGCGGGTCAGAAAGCCGCTGTCAAGGGAATCCGCCTCGATCAGGCGGAGTCCCGCACCACTAGTTCGGGCGTCACCCACGCGTCCGCGCCCCGCAGCGGCTCCTCACCATCGCGCAGCCGGGCCACCTGCTCCACGGCCAGCCGTCCCAGCTGCCGCTTGTCGATGTGCAGGGTGGTCAGGGCGGGTTCGACGAGCTCACCCAGCGAGAGGCCGTCGAAGCCCAGCACGGCCAGATCCTCTGGAACCCTCCGGCCACGCCGTCGGCCGGCACGCATCGCCCCGACCGCGATCAGGTCGTTGAAGCCGAAGACCGCGGTGGCCTCCGGCCGCTGCGCCAGCAGCCGCTCCGTGCCCGCCTCGCCACCGGCCACGCTGTGCTCCGGGCACACCACGACCCAGTCCTCGTCGACCGGCAGACCGAGCCGCCGCGCCTGCTCCAGGAAGGCCTGCCGACGCGGTCCGGGGCCGTGCACCCCGTCCAGCATGCCGATCCTGCGGTGCCCGGCGCGGAACAGATGCTCCATGCCCCGCTCGACACCGGACGCGGCGTCGATGCCCACGGCCGCGAACCGTGTTTGCTGCGGCCCACGCTCCAGCAGCACCAGCGGCACGCCCCCGAGATGCCGGATCAGCACGTCGTCCGGATCCCTGAAGTAGCCCACGACCGCGTCCGCCTGGTGGGAGAGCACGTCGAGCGCCTCCCGCTCCCTGGCCTCGTCGATCCGGGAGTCCCACACGACGACCTGCCAGCCACGCTGCTCGGCCGCCTCCAGCACTCCGGCGGCCACCTCGGGGAAGAACGGATTGCGCAGGTCCGGGATGACCAGACCGGCCGTCACCGCGCCCTTCTGGACGAGCCCGCGCGCGAACCGGCTGGGCCGGTAGTCCAGGAGCCGTGCCGCCTCAAGAACCCGCTCCTTGGTGCCGGGGTCGATCTCACCCTTGTCGTTGACCGCCCGCGAGACCGTCTGCCGCGACACCCCGGCGAGCCGTGCGACGTCGTGGATCGTGGCCCGCCGCCGCGCACCGTCGGACCGCTCGGCTCCCGACTCCGCAGGCTGATTGTCCGTCCGCACGCCCAGCACTGTATCCGCCCCCGAAGCCCGCCCGGCAAAGGAAGCCGGACGCCCTCCGCCACGGACGCCACCGCGTTCCCGCACCCGCGGACGGCGAGAAGGGGCCGTGTCGGGGGGTGTCCGCCCGCAGCGGTTGGCGCGTCAACGGACAGTCAGTCGGTATGAAGGTCCATCGCGCCGTTCCGAGGACGGACACCCCCCGGCGCGGCCCCGACCCACCCCCACGCGAAGGCGAAACGAACGCGGCCGCACCCGGGGCCACCACCCCGGCCCGGCCTCCACCACCCCCGTCACTCACCGAGCTCGGTGAACAGCGTCAACTGAAGCGCACCCGGCGCCTCCAGCCGGGAGTTCAGCGAGTTCCAGGGAGTGCGTGTCGGCTCGGCCACGACCTCCGCTCCCGCGGCGGCCAGTTTCGCCGTCATGGCGACGGAGTCGTCCACCTGGAAGGCGACCCGGACGTGCCCGGCCACCCGCCGCCCCACCTCGACCTCGTCGATGAACACGGCGTGGTTCGGGTCGGTCAGCTCCAGGGTCGCCCGCCCGGCGTCGAGGATCGTGACCCGCCCGTCCTCCGAGGCGAACGCGCCCTGCTCGGTCAGGCCGAGCACATCCCGGTAGAAGTGCAGCGCGGCGTCGTAGTCCTCGGCGGTCACGACCAGGCGGAGTTCGCGGACGGCGGGCTGATCGGACATGGCGGCTCCTCAGGACGTCGATTGACCGCCACAACCCGACGCCCCGCCGGATGATTCCCCAACACCCCGACACCCCAACACCCCGCCCCCCCCCGCCGGTCAGAACAGCGCGCTGTACGCGTTCAGCGCCGGCTGCCCACCCAGATGCGCATAGAGCACCGTGGCATCGGAGCCGATCTCCCCCCTCGACACCAGGTCGATCATCCCGGCCATGGACTTGCCCTCGTAGACGGGGTCGGTGACCATCCCCTCCGTCCGGGCGGCGAGCCGCATCGCCGCCAGGGTCGTCTCGTCGGGGACGCCGTAGACACCCGCGTGGTACCGCTCGTCGAGTTCGACATCGGCCTCGGTCAGCTCACGCTTCACGCCGATGAGCCGCCCGGTGCGGTCGGCGATACGGGCGATCTGACCGCGCGTCGCGGCCGGCTTCGCCGAGGCGTCGATGCCGAGCACGCGCCGGCCCCGCCCGCCCGCCTCCTCCAGCGCGGCGAACCCGGCGACCATGCCGGCCTGGGTCGACCCGGTCACCGAGCACACCACGACGGTGTCGAAGAAGACGCCCAGCTCCCGCTCCTGCTCGGCCACCTCGTACGCCCACCCGGCGAAGCCGAGTCCGCCGAGCGGATGGTCGGAGGCCCCGGCCGGGATGGCGTACGGCTTCCCGCCGCCCTCCTCGACCTCCCTCAGCGCCCGCTCCCAGCTCTCCTTGAAGCCGATGCCGAACCCGGCCTCGACCAGTCGCACATCCGCCCCGGCCAGCCGGCTGATCAGGATGTTGCCGACCTTGTCGTACACGGCGTCGGGCCAGTCCACCCAGCTCTCCTGCACGAGCACGCACTTGAGCCCGGCCCGGGCGGCGACGGCCGCCACCTGGCGGGTGTGGTTGGACTGCACGCCCCCGATGGACACAAGGGTGTCGCACCCCTGGGCGAGCGCGTCGGCGACCAGGTACTCCAGTTTGCGGGTCTTGTTGCCACCGTACGCCACACCGGAGTTGCAGTCCTCGCGCTTGGCCCAGAGGGAGGCACCGCCGAGATGCGCGGTGAGCCGCTCCAGGGGGTGCACGGGCGAGGGCCCGAAGAGCAGGGGGTAACGCTCGTACGAGGAAAGGGACATGGTTCCTCCGGGGTCGGTCTCGATCGACGCCGGCCGGTGGGGGCCGGCCTCAGTCCGCGAGCTCCTCCAGGCCTCGCCAGATCTCCGCCGTGACATGGACCGCCCCGTCCACGTCACCGGCCGCACAGGCCTCGATCAGCCGCTCGTGCAACCCGGCCGAACGGCAGCTGCCGCCCTCGCCGAAGCGCTGTCGCTCCAGGCGGCGGATGAGCGGGGTGTAGCGCGCGACGGTCGCGGCGGCGGCGCGGTTGCCGCTCACCCGGACGAGCACGTCGTGCAGTTCGTCGTCGGCCCGCAGCGCCGCGTCCACGTCTCCGGCGGACACGGCGGCGGAGAACCGCTCGTTGGCGGCGCGCATCACCGTGAGGTCGGCGGCTCCCAGCCGGGGCACGGCAACCCTCGTCACGAGCTCGTGCAGGGCGCCGACCACGGCGGCGGCGTCCCGGACGTCGGAAGCCACCAGCGGGGTCACCCGGGTGTAGCTCTGCGGCTTGCTCTCCAGCAGCCCCTCGTCCACCAGCCGGGAGAACGCGTCGCGCACCGGCGCCCGGGACAGCCCGAGCCGCTCCGCGAGCTCGGCGTCCCGCACCACCGCGCCGGGATCGATCTCCCCGGCCACGATGGCGTCCCTGATCGCCTCGTACGCACGGTCCCTGAGCAGGGTCCGGGGCACGGGCCGGATGCTCTCCACAAACTGAAATGTTAGATGTCAGCGCGGCCCTTCAACAAGGGCCGCGCACAGGACGGCACACAGAACCGTGGCCCGCACTCCCCACGCGGTGCGGGCCACGGCCTGTCGCTCCTCAGGCCACCCAGGGCCAGTCGGCGTCCCGGGAGGCCTCGATCAGCGGAACCATCCGGAACGCGGCGTCCGAGAGCCCCCCGAACGTGTGCCGGTTGCCCGTACCCGACGGGCCGTGGCCCGCCCGGTACCCGGCGAGGTTCCAGGTGTAGACCGGCACGTCGGCGGGGATCTGCTCGGTCGGGTCGCCCCGGTGGTGGTGCGTGTACTGCTCGTCGGTGACGATCAGCACCCGGTCGTGCTTCTTGTAGTGCCGGCGCACCGCCTCCGTGGTGTCGGTGCCGCCCAGGTCGCCGAAGCGGTCGAGGATCTTCAGCACCGACTCGCCCCGGCGGAACGTCACGCGGTCGCTCGTCGAGCCGAACTCGACCAGGTCCGCGCGCTCCGCCCGCAGCGCGAGCGCCGTGCCGAAGATCGCCGCCGCGTCGGCTCGGTTGAGCTCCGAGCGGTCGGACAGCCGCGACCAGAACATCGAGCCCGAGCGGTCCACGAGCACCAGCGTCCGGCCGGGCAGCGCCGGCACGTTGGCCAGCGAGTGCCCGAGGGCTCGCTCCAGCGCGTACGACCAGCGCAGTGACGGCGCGTGCTGGTACGCGGCGAGGTAGCGGAAGGGGAACTGCCGCGAGCGCGCGACCTCCGCCGGGTCGCTGATCAGCGCGGCGACCCGCTCGGCCACCTCGTCCGAGACCCCGGCCTCGTCGAAGTTCCGCAGGTTGCGCACGAGCGCCATGGTCCCCATGGAGGGGATCACGGCCTCCCAGGCAGCCTTGTCCATCGGCCCCTGGAGCCAGCCCGCCAGCGCCTCCCAGGTCATCCCGGCCTCGGCCAGCCGCTCGGCACCGCCCTCGGCGGTCACGACCGCGCGCCTGTCGTCCACGGGCAGCGCCATCAGCTCGCGGTGCGCGGTGAGCACGTGGTCGGACGCGGGCGGCACGGCGGTGTCCGGGTGATGGCGGCGGTCGAGGGCGTACCGGAACAGCTCGCCCTGCCACGGCTTGGCCGGGTCGGGGGCCGCGTGCACGAGGTTGAGGATGTCGCCGAAGCGGTAGCCCTTGGAGGCGGTGTCGTACTTCAGGAGCGCCTTGCCGTGGTACAGGCGGCGCACGGCGTCGGCGACACCGCGCTTGACCGGCTTGGGCACATTGCGGCCGTACATCGCGGTCCAGTACGCGAGCAGTTCGCCGGGCTCGTCGGGCCGCTGGAGGACTGAGGCGACGACCTGCCGGTTGGACGGACCGTCGGTCGCGCCGACGTCCAGACGGGCCTTGACGTACTCCGCGGCTCCGACGACCGAGGCCGTGCGGA
The Streptomyces tuirus genome window above contains:
- a CDS encoding LacI family DNA-binding transcriptional regulator encodes the protein MRTDNQPAESGAERSDGARRRATIHDVARLAGVSRQTVSRAVNDKGEIDPGTKERVLEAARLLDYRPSRFARGLVQKGAVTAGLVIPDLRNPFFPEVAAGVLEAAEQRGWQVVVWDSRIDEAREREALDVLSHQADAVVGYFRDPDDVLIRHLGGVPLVLLERGPQQTRFAAVGIDAASGVERGMEHLFRAGHRRIGMLDGVHGPGPRRQAFLEQARRLGLPVDEDWVVVCPEHSVAGGEAGTERLLAQRPEATAVFGFNDLIAVGAMRAGRRRGRRVPEDLAVLGFDGLSLGELVEPALTTLHIDKRQLGRLAVEQVARLRDGEEPLRGADAWVTPELVVRDSA
- a CDS encoding VOC family protein, whose amino-acid sequence is MSDQPAVRELRLVVTAEDYDAALHFYRDVLGLTEQGAFASEDGRVTILDAGRATLELTDPNHAVFIDEVEVGRRVAGHVRVAFQVDDSVAMTAKLAAAGAEVVAEPTRTPWNSLNSRLEAPGALQLTLFTELGE
- a CDS encoding 1-aminocyclopropane-1-carboxylate deaminase yields the protein MSLSSYERYPLLFGPSPVHPLERLTAHLGGASLWAKREDCNSGVAYGGNKTRKLEYLVADALAQGCDTLVSIGGVQSNHTRQVAAVAARAGLKCVLVQESWVDWPDAVYDKVGNILISRLAGADVRLVEAGFGIGFKESWERALREVEEGGGKPYAIPAGASDHPLGGLGFAGWAYEVAEQERELGVFFDTVVVCSVTGSTQAGMVAGFAALEEAGGRGRRVLGIDASAKPAATRGQIARIADRTGRLIGVKRELTEADVELDERYHAGVYGVPDETTLAAMRLAARTEGMVTDPVYEGKSMAGMIDLVSRGEIGSDATVLYAHLGGQPALNAYSALF
- a CDS encoding GntR family transcriptional regulator, yielding MESIRPVPRTLLRDRAYEAIRDAIVAGEIDPGAVVRDAELAERLGLSRAPVRDAFSRLVDEGLLESKPQSYTRVTPLVASDVRDAAAVVGALHELVTRVAVPRLGAADLTVMRAANERFSAAVSAGDVDAALRADDELHDVLVRVSGNRAAAATVARYTPLIRRLERQRFGEGGSCRSAGLHERLIEACAAGDVDGAVHVTAEIWRGLEELAD
- a CDS encoding TROVE domain-containing protein, encoding MARFNSKAARARPVSRVTSTGRVLRTYEGGRGRERDARSELFLLALSHFVSQQTFYETGTDRDDRFQRLVRSLAVTDPEWTAGLLGWLRGAGNLRTASVVGAAEYVKARLDVGATDGPSNRQVVASVLQRPDEPGELLAYWTAMYGRNVPKPVKRGVADAVRRLYHGKALLKYDTASKGYRFGDILNLVHAAPDPAKPWQGELFRYALDRRHHPDTAVPPASDHVLTAHRELMALPVDDRRAVVTAEGGAERLAEAGMTWEALAGWLQGPMDKAAWEAVIPSMGTMALVRNLRNFDEAGVSDEVAERVAALISDPAEVARSRQFPFRYLAAYQHAPSLRWSYALERALGHSLANVPALPGRTLVLVDRSGSMFWSRLSDRSELNRADAAAIFGTALALRAERADLVEFGSTSDRVTFRRGESVLKILDRFGDLGGTDTTEAVRRHYKKHDRVLIVTDEQYTHHHRGDPTEQIPADVPVYTWNLAGYRAGHGPSGTGNRHTFGGLSDAAFRMVPLIEASRDADWPWVA